In Saccharothrix syringae, the following are encoded in one genomic region:
- a CDS encoding thiamine pyrophosphate-binding protein, with protein MVSGAQRLLEVLVAHGVEVVFGLPGVHNLPLWEALRGSGIRLVGVRHEQTAVYAADGYARATGGLGVALVTGGPGAANCLGATGEAYASGSPVLVVATDIPSTLRRQGEYRGVLHETRDQRAMFLPVVKGGWTLRAADSIGIYVDSAALLATNAPRGPVYLGVPTDFLTADAGVWSRIPTRAPEAPDVTAGAELVAGARRPLIWAGGGAARSGAGAAVAALAERIGAPVVTTYGARGLVDHPHVVHGPVHLPEVGALWDEADLVIGVGSDFDGMMTQNWLQPAPPKLLCVNVETVRNYTPDLTLRGDARTVVEALVEAVPARPDSGLAQRVAELNALVRKAVEADEPRVVPLLEALEGHRVVADMCVAGYWVGGFGRFTRPRDLAYPVGWGTLGFGFPAALGAALTGRVVAVCGDGGFLFACGDLATAAQERLPVTVVLVDDGGYGMLRHDQVAGGREPFGVDLVNPDFVALARSFGVEAFAVDGFGPAFAERLADCTRREGPNVLVVRAELKPPPNTSPRWYRKVRT; from the coding sequence ATGGTGAGCGGCGCTCAGCGGTTGCTGGAGGTGTTGGTCGCGCACGGCGTGGAGGTCGTGTTCGGCCTGCCCGGCGTGCACAACCTGCCCCTGTGGGAGGCGTTGCGCGGCTCCGGCATCCGCCTGGTCGGCGTGCGCCACGAGCAGACCGCCGTCTACGCCGCCGACGGCTACGCCCGCGCCACCGGCGGGCTGGGCGTCGCCCTGGTCACCGGCGGCCCCGGCGCGGCGAACTGCCTGGGCGCCACCGGCGAGGCGTACGCGTCCGGCTCGCCGGTCCTGGTCGTGGCCACCGACATCCCCTCCACCCTGCGCCGCCAGGGCGAGTACCGCGGCGTGCTGCACGAGACCCGCGACCAGCGGGCCATGTTCCTGCCCGTGGTCAAGGGCGGGTGGACGCTGCGCGCGGCCGACTCGATCGGCATCTACGTCGACAGCGCCGCCCTGCTGGCCACCAACGCCCCGCGCGGGCCGGTCTACCTGGGCGTGCCCACCGACTTCCTCACCGCCGACGCGGGCGTGTGGAGCCGCATCCCGACCCGCGCGCCCGAGGCGCCCGACGTCACCGCCGGGGCGGAGCTGGTGGCCGGGGCCCGGCGGCCGCTGATCTGGGCCGGCGGCGGTGCCGCGCGCTCGGGTGCCGGTGCCGCGGTGGCCGCGCTCGCCGAGCGGATCGGCGCGCCGGTCGTCACCACCTACGGCGCCCGCGGCCTGGTCGACCACCCGCACGTGGTGCACGGCCCGGTGCACCTGCCCGAGGTAGGCGCGCTGTGGGACGAGGCCGACCTGGTGATCGGCGTCGGCAGCGACTTCGACGGCATGATGACCCAGAACTGGCTCCAGCCCGCGCCGCCGAAGCTGCTCTGCGTCAACGTGGAGACCGTGCGCAACTACACCCCCGACCTCACTCTGCGCGGTGACGCGCGGACCGTGGTGGAGGCGCTGGTGGAGGCCGTGCCCGCGCGGCCGGACAGCGGCCTGGCCCAGCGCGTGGCCGAGCTGAACGCCCTGGTGCGCAAGGCCGTGGAGGCCGACGAGCCGCGGGTGGTGCCGCTGCTGGAGGCCCTGGAGGGCCACCGCGTGGTGGCGGACATGTGCGTGGCGGGCTACTGGGTCGGCGGGTTCGGCCGGTTCACCCGACCGAGGGACCTCGCCTACCCGGTCGGCTGGGGCACGCTCGGCTTCGGCTTCCCGGCCGCCCTGGGCGCGGCGCTGACCGGCCGCGTGGTGGCGGTGTGCGGCGACGGCGGGTTCCTGTTCGCGTGCGGCGACCTGGCCACGGCCGCGCAGGAGCGGCTGCCGGTGACCGTGGTCCTGGTGGACGACGGCGGTTACGGGATGCTGCGCCACGACCAGGTGGCGGGCGGTCGCGAGCCGTTCGGGGTGGACCTGGTCAACCCGGACTTCGTGGCGCTGGCGCGCAGCTTCGGCGTGGAGGCGTTTGCCGTGGACGGCTTCGGGCCGGCGTTCGCCGAGCGCCTCGCCGACTGCACCCGGCGGGAGGGGCCCAACGTGCTGGTGGTCCGGGCGGAGCTCAAGCCACCCCCGAACACCTCGCCCCGGTGGTACCGTAAAGTTCGAACATGA
- a CDS encoding branched-chain amino acid ABC transporter substrate-binding protein, producing MSGARLGRVLALAAASSLVLAACAGGTSGGGDAGGDVTSVKIGFMGDLTGENSAIVIPPRNGAKMAIDEYNAKSPKVKIELVEYDSQGKPDQATSLITQAVAQDKIVGLIGPAFSGESKAIGGQLEENKIPSISPSATNPGLATNGWTYWHRVVANDGDQGPGIAEFLVAAKSPKKAFVLSDDQEYSVGLADAVAKSFEGAGVTVERDKFAKGASDFSSTVTKVSASNPDVIVFGGYYAEAGRLLKQLRDGNVKATFASGDGSLDQQLVSGAGAAAAEGAVLACPCNIPSADVTGALKTFSDNYKKSAGADPAIYATEGYDAATAFIKAVEAGNTTSEKINEYLKTINFEGVSKPIKFKANGEPENNDIFVYQVKGGVLKLLGPAESAKLEG from the coding sequence GTGTCAGGAGCACGACTCGGCCGCGTTCTGGCGCTGGCGGCGGCGTCGTCGCTGGTGCTCGCGGCTTGTGCCGGCGGTACGAGTGGCGGCGGCGACGCTGGCGGCGACGTCACCTCGGTCAAGATCGGTTTCATGGGGGACCTGACCGGCGAGAACTCCGCGATCGTGATCCCGCCCCGGAACGGGGCCAAGATGGCGATCGACGAGTACAACGCCAAGAGCCCCAAGGTCAAGATCGAGCTGGTCGAGTACGACAGCCAGGGCAAGCCCGACCAGGCCACCTCGCTGATCACGCAGGCCGTCGCCCAGGACAAGATCGTCGGCCTGATCGGCCCGGCCTTCTCCGGTGAGTCGAAGGCCATCGGCGGCCAGCTGGAGGAGAACAAGATCCCCAGCATCTCGCCGTCCGCGACCAACCCGGGCCTGGCCACCAACGGCTGGACCTACTGGCACCGCGTCGTGGCCAACGACGGCGACCAGGGCCCCGGCATCGCGGAGTTCCTGGTGGCCGCCAAGAGCCCGAAGAAGGCTTTCGTCCTGTCCGACGACCAGGAGTACTCGGTCGGCCTGGCCGACGCGGTCGCCAAGTCCTTCGAGGGCGCGGGCGTGACCGTCGAGCGCGACAAGTTCGCCAAGGGCGCCTCCGACTTCTCCTCGACCGTCACCAAGGTCTCCGCGTCGAACCCCGACGTGATCGTCTTCGGTGGCTACTACGCCGAGGCCGGCCGCCTGCTCAAGCAGCTGCGCGACGGCAACGTGAAGGCCACCTTCGCCTCCGGTGACGGCTCGCTCGACCAGCAGCTCGTCTCCGGCGCCGGTGCCGCGGCCGCCGAGGGCGCCGTCCTCGCGTGCCCGTGCAACATCCCGTCGGCCGACGTGACCGGTGCGCTGAAGACCTTCTCCGACAACTACAAGAAGTCCGCGGGCGCCGACCCGGCGATCTACGCCACCGAGGGCTACGACGCCGCGACCGCCTTCATCAAGGCCGTCGAGGCGGGCAACACCACCTCGGAGAAGATCAACGAGTACCTGAAGACCATCAACTTCGAGGGTGTCTCCAAGCCGATCAAGTTCAAGGCGAACGGCGAGCCGGAGAACAACGACATCTTCGTGTACCAGGTCAAGGGCGGCGTTCTCAAGCTCCTGGGCCCGGCCGAGTCGGCCAAGCTCGAGGGCTGA
- a CDS encoding ANTAR domain-containing response regulator, producing the protein MTNQAAEAQPAVTPRRVLVAEDEALIRLDLVEMLREEGYEVAGQAADGDEAVTLATELRPDLVIMDVKMPKVDGIEAASAIAGQRIAPVVILTAFSQRDLVERARDAGAMAYLVKPFAKRDLVPAIELAMSRFAELTALENEVAGLTERLETRKVVERAKGLLMTKQGLSEPEAFRWVQRTAMDRRTTMKAVAEAVIENFG; encoded by the coding sequence GTGACCAATCAGGCTGCCGAGGCCCAGCCCGCGGTCACGCCCCGGCGCGTGCTCGTGGCCGAGGACGAAGCCCTCATCCGCCTCGACCTGGTCGAGATGCTCCGCGAGGAGGGGTACGAGGTCGCCGGCCAGGCCGCCGACGGTGACGAGGCGGTCACGCTCGCCACCGAGCTGCGCCCCGACCTGGTGATCATGGACGTGAAGATGCCGAAGGTCGACGGCATCGAGGCCGCCTCGGCGATCGCCGGGCAGCGCATCGCGCCGGTCGTCATCCTGACCGCGTTCAGCCAGCGCGACCTGGTGGAGCGGGCCCGTGACGCCGGTGCCATGGCCTACCTGGTCAAGCCGTTCGCCAAGCGCGACCTGGTGCCCGCGATCGAGCTGGCCATGAGCCGGTTCGCCGAGCTGACCGCCCTGGAGAACGAGGTCGCCGGGCTGACCGAGCGGCTGGAGACCCGCAAGGTGGTCGAGCGCGCCAAGGGCCTGCTGATGACCAAGCAGGGCCTGTCCGAGCCCGAAGCCTTCCGCTGGGTGCAGCGCACCGCCATGGACCGCCGCACCACGATGAAGGCCGTCGCCGAAGCCGTCATCGAAAACTTCGGCTGA
- a CDS encoding CoA-binding protein, whose protein sequence is MSEPWGDPEKIRRVLATGGTWAVVGLSNSPARAAYGVAKFLQQRGKRIVPVHPDAEVVHGEQGYASLADIPFPVDVVDVFRRSEAAGEFADQAVEIGAKAVWFQLDVVDEAAYERVTAAGLDVVMDRCPAIEWSAHGPR, encoded by the coding sequence ATGAGCGAACCGTGGGGCGACCCCGAGAAGATCCGCCGCGTGCTGGCCACCGGCGGGACGTGGGCCGTCGTGGGCCTGTCCAACTCCCCCGCCCGCGCCGCCTACGGGGTGGCGAAGTTCCTCCAGCAGCGCGGCAAGCGGATCGTGCCGGTGCACCCGGACGCGGAGGTCGTGCACGGCGAGCAGGGGTACGCGTCGCTGGCCGACATCCCGTTCCCGGTCGACGTGGTCGACGTCTTCCGGCGCTCGGAGGCCGCCGGGGAGTTCGCGGACCAGGCGGTGGAGATCGGGGCGAAGGCGGTGTGGTTCCAGCTCGACGTGGTCGACGAGGCGGCGTACGAGCGGGTGACGGCGGCGGGGTTGGACGTGGTGATGGACCGGTGCCCGGCGATCGAGTGGTCGGCTCACGGGCCGCGCTGA
- a CDS encoding DinB family protein: MSSTERTWPAPDADDELRLLTEFLTFLRLTAVAKVEGLALADASRAPIPTSPVVTPLGVLRHLTAVERYWLSIEAGGADLPALWGEDADASWRLRDDDTVESVVAEYRAEWARSAESLRGLRPGDRTRADLDGNGRTVRWVLTHLIQETGRHVGHLDLLRELADGEKGE; encoded by the coding sequence ATGAGTTCGACCGAACGCACGTGGCCCGCGCCCGACGCCGACGACGAGTTGCGGCTGCTCACCGAATTCCTGACCTTCCTGCGCCTGACCGCGGTGGCCAAGGTCGAGGGCCTGGCCCTCGCCGACGCCTCGCGCGCGCCGATCCCCACCTCGCCGGTGGTGACCCCGCTGGGCGTGCTGCGGCACCTGACCGCGGTGGAGCGGTACTGGTTGTCCATCGAGGCGGGCGGCGCCGACCTGCCCGCGCTGTGGGGCGAGGACGCGGACGCCTCGTGGCGGCTGCGCGACGACGACACGGTGGAGTCCGTCGTCGCCGAGTACCGCGCCGAGTGGGCGCGGTCGGCCGAGTCGCTGCGGGGGCTGCGGCCGGGCGACCGCACGCGCGCCGACCTCGACGGCAACGGCCGCACGGTCCGCTGGGTGCTCACCCACCTGATCCAGGAGACCGGTCGGCACGTCGGCCACCTGGACCTGCTGCGCGAGCTGGCGGACGGCGAGAAGGGCGAGTAG
- a CDS encoding S1 family peptidase — protein MRHLVAVLAAVLLLPLSTAPAPAATPPVATPPATTSPVTPEVDFTGTVSLRGCSGSVVRPPAHRPEDPALVLTNGHCVRLLGADEVVVEEAADRAFTALSPDGESDLGTLRAAGLAYATMSGTDVALYRLTSTYAQVEAMGVKALELSPEQAEPGTDIRVVSGYWREVYSCRADGYVHELREGRWTWRGSLRYTDTCKTIGGTSGSPVVDAATGRVVAVNNTGNEDGERCTVNNPCEVDDSGEVTVRHGARYGQRTDLLVPCLVGGGRVDLTAPGCELPRPRS, from the coding sequence ATGCGCCACCTGGTTGCGGTGCTCGCCGCCGTGCTCCTGCTCCCCCTGTCCACCGCCCCGGCCCCGGCCGCCACCCCGCCCGTCGCCACCCCGCCCGCCACCACCTCGCCCGTCACCCCCGAGGTCGACTTCACCGGCACCGTGTCGCTGCGCGGGTGCTCGGGTTCGGTGGTCCGCCCGCCCGCCCACCGGCCCGAGGACCCGGCGCTGGTCCTGACCAACGGCCACTGCGTGCGGCTGCTGGGCGCGGACGAGGTGGTGGTCGAGGAGGCCGCCGACCGGGCGTTCACCGCGCTGAGCCCGGACGGCGAGTCCGACCTGGGCACGCTGCGGGCGGCGGGCCTGGCCTACGCCACGATGTCCGGCACCGACGTCGCCCTCTACCGGCTGACCTCGACGTACGCGCAGGTCGAGGCGATGGGCGTGAAGGCGCTGGAGCTGTCCCCGGAGCAGGCGGAGCCCGGCACCGACATCCGCGTGGTGTCGGGGTACTGGCGCGAGGTCTACTCGTGCCGGGCCGACGGCTACGTGCACGAGCTGCGCGAGGGCCGGTGGACCTGGCGCGGCTCGCTGCGCTACACCGACACCTGCAAGACCATCGGCGGCACGTCCGGCTCGCCCGTCGTCGACGCCGCGACCGGCCGGGTGGTGGCGGTGAACAACACCGGCAACGAGGACGGCGAGCGCTGCACCGTGAACAACCCGTGCGAGGTCGACGACAGCGGCGAGGTGACCGTCCGCCACGGCGCCCGGTACGGGCAGCGGACCGACCTGCTGGTGCCGTGCCTGGTCGGGGGCGGCAGGGTCGACCTCACCGCCCCCGGTTGCGAGCTGCCGCGCCCGCGCTCCTAG
- a CDS encoding AAA family ATPase produces MGELDAIEAKALATGLRKLVEQAAGLLGDGADPPLTARVRDHLGCELADVVSVATRFEVWEHVNVQRGVDAYLAAHSPDAEWFGVTGQHRGHEDVLGMLFAARQGIPYGLGAADYATTATGPDETVDVVQLGLVPTTAPDGTPVLVAVRGGTDFGPPMCRLEVLSARRAAAREVGAEVERLMREHDAFRRKVLSFGVSEHRGNELLSFLPRPTLDAADVVLPDGVLESIEQHVVGIAEHADRLLAAGQHLKRGLLLHGPPGTGKTHTVRYLMGRLRDCTVILLTGQAMRLIGNAAALARRLQPSMVVVEDVDLIAMDRGFAGGPTNPLLFALLDAMDGVGADADVTFVLTTNRADELERALADRPGRVDLAVEVPRPDAEGRRRLLELYGRGVDLRADLGPVVEATEGVTASFIKELLRRAVLGAVRAGGGGTPVVGDELVAVAREMVEQRDSLTGVLLGGAPSAAGPVGAGPAPGPGPVTGPVTGVAAVPGLAPPPKHPRS; encoded by the coding sequence ATGGGGGAACTGGACGCGATCGAAGCCAAAGCGCTCGCCACCGGCCTGCGGAAGCTGGTCGAGCAGGCCGCCGGTCTGCTGGGGGACGGGGCGGACCCGCCGTTGACCGCCCGGGTGCGCGACCACCTCGGCTGCGAGCTCGCCGACGTCGTCTCGGTGGCCACGCGGTTCGAGGTGTGGGAGCACGTCAACGTCCAGCGGGGCGTGGACGCCTACCTCGCCGCGCACTCGCCGGACGCCGAGTGGTTCGGGGTGACCGGCCAGCACCGCGGCCACGAGGACGTCCTCGGCATGCTCTTCGCCGCCCGCCAGGGCATCCCGTACGGCCTGGGCGCCGCGGACTACGCGACCACCGCCACCGGTCCCGACGAGACCGTGGACGTCGTCCAGCTCGGCCTGGTGCCGACCACCGCCCCGGACGGCACGCCGGTCCTGGTCGCCGTGCGCGGTGGCACCGACTTCGGGCCGCCGATGTGCCGGCTCGAAGTGCTCTCCGCCCGGCGCGCGGCGGCGCGCGAGGTCGGGGCCGAGGTCGAGCGGCTGATGCGCGAGCACGACGCGTTCCGCCGCAAGGTGCTCTCGTTCGGCGTGAGCGAGCACCGGGGCAACGAGCTGCTGTCCTTCCTGCCCCGCCCGACCCTCGACGCGGCCGACGTGGTGCTGCCGGACGGGGTGCTGGAGTCCATCGAGCAGCACGTCGTCGGGATCGCCGAGCACGCCGACCGCCTGCTCGCCGCCGGGCAGCACCTCAAGCGCGGGCTGCTGCTGCACGGCCCGCCCGGCACCGGCAAGACCCACACCGTCCGCTACCTGATGGGCAGGCTGCGCGACTGCACGGTCATCCTGCTCACCGGCCAGGCCATGCGGCTGATCGGCAACGCCGCCGCGCTGGCGCGCCGCCTCCAGCCGTCCATGGTGGTGGTCGAGGACGTGGACCTGATCGCGATGGACCGCGGCTTCGCGGGCGGCCCGACCAACCCGCTGCTGTTCGCCCTGCTCGACGCCATGGACGGGGTGGGCGCGGACGCCGACGTGACCTTCGTGCTCACCACCAACCGCGCCGACGAGCTGGAACGCGCGCTCGCCGACCGGCCGGGGCGGGTGGACCTGGCCGTGGAGGTGCCGCGGCCCGACGCCGAGGGGCGCCGCCGCCTGCTGGAGCTCTACGGGCGCGGCGTCGACTTGCGGGCCGACCTGGGGCCGGTGGTGGAGGCGACCGAGGGCGTGACGGCGTCGTTCATCAAGGAGCTGCTGCGCCGGGCCGTGCTGGGCGCGGTGCGCGCGGGTGGCGGGGGCACGCCGGTGGTCGGGGACGAGCTGGTCGCCGTCGCGCGCGAGATGGTCGAGCAGCGCGACTCGCTGACCGGGGTCCTGCTGGGCGGGGCGCCGAGCGCCGCCGGGCCGGTCGGCGCGGGTCCGGCTCCGGGGCCGGGGCCGGTGACGGGGCCGGTGACGGGGGTCGCGGCGGTGCCCGGCCTGGCCCCGCCCCCGAAGCACCCCCGGTCCTGA
- a CDS encoding PI-PLC domain-containing protein, translating to MRATRTALAVTLLALLAPPTARAADTPVYLQSATTGLNAGASGTTVLQRRPKGDEDHQQWTWSGRTLREGTRCLGRSGDQAVTLPCDSADAQWDVLPDGDRHRLKVPGADRYLVASGTDQVRVGTGADLWYLTPVSPALTPAPPEGERRLDQVTFLTAHNAYANGVDGGFAPPFVNLAPNQARGIGQQLADGVRGFQLDVHHTPDGAILCHNSCTLVSRPVALWVDVQRVVDFLRANPTEFVTIFLEDYVPAEVLRAELDRVDGLADVLFRPDRAGVRTNGWPTLNTLRATNKRLLIFTDHARSDDAVPRDGFGVMYQPEWTVENYWSMGPGVGGSDWSCYSRWGTPLNRTEPGFRPLFVMNHFRDVPFTGTATTDNGKLADRARRFCEPAARKTPTYLAVDHYHLGNPMAAVQALSAARF from the coding sequence ATGCGCGCCACCCGAACAGCCCTCGCCGTCACGCTGCTCGCCCTGCTCGCCCCGCCCACCGCGCGGGCCGCGGACACCCCGGTCTACCTCCAGAGCGCCACCACCGGCCTCAACGCCGGCGCCTCGGGCACCACCGTGCTCCAGCGCCGGCCCAAGGGCGACGAGGACCACCAGCAGTGGACCTGGTCCGGCCGCACCCTGCGCGAGGGCACCCGGTGCCTCGGCCGCAGCGGCGACCAGGCCGTGACGCTGCCCTGCGACAGCGCCGACGCGCAGTGGGACGTGCTGCCCGACGGCGACCGCCACCGGCTCAAGGTGCCGGGCGCGGACCGCTACCTCGTCGCGAGCGGCACCGACCAGGTGCGCGTCGGCACCGGCGCCGACCTGTGGTACCTCACCCCGGTCTCGCCCGCGCTCACGCCCGCGCCGCCGGAGGGCGAGCGGCGGCTGGACCAGGTCACCTTCCTCACCGCGCACAACGCCTACGCCAACGGCGTGGACGGCGGCTTCGCCCCGCCGTTCGTCAACCTCGCGCCCAACCAGGCGCGCGGCATCGGGCAGCAGCTCGCCGACGGCGTCCGCGGCTTCCAGCTCGACGTCCACCACACCCCCGACGGCGCGATCCTGTGCCACAACAGCTGCACGCTGGTCAGCAGGCCGGTCGCGCTGTGGGTGGACGTCCAGCGCGTGGTGGACTTCCTGCGCGCCAACCCGACCGAGTTCGTCACGATCTTCCTGGAGGACTACGTCCCGGCCGAGGTGCTGCGCGCCGAGCTGGACCGGGTCGACGGCCTGGCCGACGTCCTGTTCCGGCCCGACCGGGCGGGCGTGCGGACCAACGGCTGGCCGACCCTGAACACCCTGCGCGCCACCAACAAGCGCCTGCTGATCTTCACCGACCACGCCCGCTCGGACGACGCCGTGCCGCGCGACGGCTTCGGCGTGATGTACCAGCCGGAGTGGACCGTGGAGAACTACTGGTCGATGGGCCCGGGGGTGGGCGGGTCCGACTGGTCCTGCTACAGCCGCTGGGGCACGCCGCTCAACCGCACCGAACCGGGTTTCCGCCCGCTGTTCGTGATGAACCACTTCCGGGACGTGCCGTTCACCGGCACCGCCACCACCGACAACGGCAAGCTCGCCGACCGCGCCCGGCGGTTCTGCGAGCCCGCCGCCCGCAAGACCCCGACGTACCTGGCCGTGGACCACTACCACCTGGGCAACCCGATGGCGGCGGTCCAGGCCCTGTCCGCCGCGCGCTTCTAG
- a CDS encoding alpha/beta fold hydrolase: MPVAALNGINLNYHVEGEGDLVVLVMGTGSPGRVWHAHQVPALRAAGFRVATFDNRGIPPTDECASGMVIEDLVGDTAALIKTLGGRAHVVGTSLGARVVQELALAHPELVDKAVLLATAGRNDPLQTALSRGERALHDQGITLPGRYYAAVSAVLNLSPATLRGDGVGDWLDVFEFSGSTISKGVRAQMGMDEHEDRLPAYRGIRVPCLVVGFADDRVLPPHLAREVADAIPGARYEEVADAGHYGYLERPAAVNRLLVDFLRS; the protein is encoded by the coding sequence ATGCCGGTCGCAGCGCTGAACGGGATCAACCTCAACTACCACGTGGAGGGCGAGGGCGACCTCGTCGTGCTGGTGATGGGCACCGGCAGCCCGGGCCGGGTGTGGCACGCGCACCAGGTGCCCGCGCTGCGCGCCGCCGGCTTCCGGGTCGCCACCTTCGACAACCGGGGCATCCCGCCGACCGACGAGTGCGCGTCCGGCATGGTGATCGAGGACCTGGTCGGCGACACGGCGGCGCTGATCAAGACCCTCGGCGGTCGCGCGCACGTGGTGGGCACCTCGCTGGGCGCGCGCGTGGTGCAGGAGCTGGCGCTGGCGCACCCCGAGCTGGTCGACAAGGCCGTCCTGCTGGCGACCGCGGGCCGCAACGACCCGCTGCAGACCGCGCTGTCCCGGGGCGAGCGCGCGTTGCACGACCAGGGCATCACCCTGCCGGGCCGCTACTACGCGGCGGTGAGCGCCGTGCTCAACCTGTCCCCCGCGACGCTGCGCGGCGACGGCGTGGGCGACTGGCTGGACGTCTTCGAGTTCTCCGGCTCGACCATCTCCAAGGGCGTCCGCGCGCAGATGGGGATGGACGAGCACGAGGACCGGCTGCCGGCGTACCGGGGCATCCGGGTGCCGTGCCTGGTGGTGGGCTTCGCCGACGACCGGGTGCTGCCGCCGCACCTGGCGCGCGAGGTCGCCGACGCCATCCCCGGCGCGCGGTACGAGGAGGTCGCCGACGCCGGGCACTACGGCTACCTCGAACGGCCCGCCGCCGTGAACCGCCTGTTGGTGGACTTCCTGCGGTCCTGA
- a CDS encoding NACHT domain-containing protein: MDTRRLARASRLTALVTAGGVTGLVLVPIAVNTATGGSAPRVLGPYTTWLWPALALLSAVTAGLAAWEPLRALLLRGRPAHPAHRAAALERVERFVRDRLDGSLAGEVRRKVGVAPEVGPRLPARPRTALVVVGEPGAGKTTLLLELAGRLLEAARQDPLRPVPVVVDLGGWRPAEEFGEWLLRAVADRYRIAPRVVRRWLRDHGVAWLLDGLDELPEADRAECVDRVAALKLGPVVLCGAAGGAHRRLPRHEVVQVEPLRRNDVQDLITACEPRLDGLREALHKDPELWDEVRTPLAFGLLALGYRAGRAEYRGVVDTYLVESAARGSGRPERVVRALRFLARVAQRQRDLVARARLPHREVWLDFVGEAAVRRVFRRAAPAALAGGATALCFVVGVRLGVVPGAFAAVAAVLVPGGDFAVPGSRRGTRWAVAGFAAGAAGFGGVAALGAWLGGQVARWPAAVAFALVVLVALAVAYAGTRDRYWTVVCALAPAGVMVLTGPSAALLTGLGTGLAVGAVAGVLVGGLTAVWAGLGRPVAGSLRWLPLAGLAGTGLAALAGAEVHPAALGPATGLLVGLAVTPVANRPLDPVAELLARPLALEELPPRRRALLQSARDRLLLVEGFRFPHAAVRDHLAACDPAELAADVARRRADLTPSASGPTA; this comes from the coding sequence ATGGACACCCGACGGCTCGCCCGCGCGTCGCGCCTCACCGCGCTGGTCACCGCGGGCGGCGTGACGGGCCTGGTGCTGGTGCCGATCGCGGTCAACACGGCCACCGGCGGCTCCGCGCCGCGCGTGCTCGGCCCGTACACCACCTGGCTGTGGCCCGCCCTCGCGCTGCTGTCCGCGGTCACCGCGGGCCTGGCGGCGTGGGAACCGCTGCGGGCGCTGCTGCTGCGCGGGCGCCCGGCGCACCCCGCCCACCGGGCCGCGGCCCTGGAGCGCGTGGAGCGGTTCGTCCGGGACCGGCTCGACGGGTCGCTGGCCGGGGAGGTGCGGCGCAAGGTCGGCGTGGCGCCCGAGGTCGGGCCGCGCCTGCCCGCCCGCCCGCGCACCGCGCTGGTGGTGGTCGGCGAGCCGGGCGCGGGCAAGACGACGCTGCTGCTGGAGCTGGCCGGCCGGCTGCTGGAGGCGGCCCGGCAGGACCCGCTGCGCCCGGTGCCGGTGGTGGTGGACCTGGGCGGGTGGCGGCCGGCCGAGGAGTTCGGCGAGTGGCTGCTGCGCGCGGTGGCCGACCGGTACCGGATCGCGCCGCGGGTCGTCCGGCGGTGGCTGCGCGACCACGGCGTGGCGTGGCTGCTCGACGGGCTCGACGAGCTGCCCGAGGCCGACCGCGCCGAGTGCGTCGACCGGGTGGCGGCGCTGAAGCTGGGACCGGTCGTGCTGTGCGGCGCGGCCGGCGGCGCGCACCGGCGGCTGCCCCGCCACGAGGTGGTCCAGGTGGAACCGCTGCGGCGCAACGACGTGCAGGATCTGATCACCGCGTGCGAGCCGCGGCTGGACGGGCTGCGGGAGGCGTTGCACAAGGACCCGGAGCTGTGGGACGAGGTGCGCACGCCGCTGGCGTTCGGGCTGCTGGCCCTGGGCTACCGGGCGGGCCGGGCGGAGTATCGGGGCGTCGTGGACACCTACCTGGTCGAGTCGGCCGCGCGCGGGTCCGGGCGGCCCGAGCGGGTGGTGCGCGCGCTGCGGTTCCTGGCGCGGGTCGCCCAGCGGCAGCGGGACCTGGTGGCGCGGGCCCGGCTGCCGCACCGGGAGGTGTGGCTGGACTTCGTCGGCGAGGCGGCGGTGCGGCGGGTGTTCCGGCGGGCCGCGCCCGCCGCGCTGGCCGGTGGCGCGACGGCGCTGTGCTTCGTGGTCGGCGTGCGGCTGGGCGTGGTGCCCGGCGCGTTCGCCGCGGTGGCCGCGGTCCTGGTGCCCGGCGGCGACTTCGCGGTGCCCGGCTCGCGGCGCGGGACGCGGTGGGCGGTGGCGGGTTTCGCCGCCGGCGCGGCCGGGTTCGGCGGGGTGGCGGCGCTGGGCGCGTGGCTGGGCGGGCAGGTGGCGCGCTGGCCCGCGGCGGTCGCGTTCGCCCTGGTGGTGCTGGTGGCGCTGGCCGTGGCGTACGCCGGCACGCGGGACCGCTACTGGACGGTGGTGTGCGCGCTGGCGCCGGCCGGGGTGATGGTGCTGACCGGGCCGTCGGCCGCCCTGCTGACCGGGTTGGGCACCGGGCTCGCGGTCGGCGCGGTGGCGGGGGTGCTGGTCGGCGGCCTGACCGCGGTGTGGGCGGGCCTGGGGCGGCCGGTCGCCGGGAGCCTGCGCTGGTTGCCCCTGGCCGGGCTGGCGGGCACCGGGCTGGCCGCGCTGGCGGGCGCCGAGGTGCACCCGGCGGCGCTCGGCCCGGCGACCGGGCTGCTGGTCGGGCTGGCCGTGACGCCGGTCGCGAACCGCCCGCTCGACCCGGTGGCCGAGCTGCTGGCCCGTCCCCTGGCCCTGGAGGAGCTGCCGCCGCGCCGCCGGGCGCTGCTCCAGTCCGCCCGCGACCGCCTGCTGCTGGTCGAGGGGTTCCGGTTCCCGCACGCCGCGGTGCGCGACCACCTGGCCGCGTGCGACCCGGCGGAGCTGGCGGCGGACGTGGCGCGCAGGCGCGCCGACCTCACGCCCAGCGCGTCCGGCCCCACGGCTTGA